From Neoarius graeffei isolate fNeoGra1 chromosome 27, fNeoGra1.pri, whole genome shotgun sequence:
ATTAATCCAAATTTAAATCAATGACAGTTATAGCCACATGTTTTCCCTTTAGATTGAAAATACTGTCATTTTTCTTAGTTGTAATACAGGCAGGACTATCCCCGATACTGATAGAGTCTCAATTGTATTATGTCTAATGGTCAAATTTTTTTATTTGCTAATCAAGAATGATTCAGTAGGGTATATCTACCATTTCTTTACAAAGTTTAGAAATCCCTTTTTAGAAAAATGAAGTTATAcaattatctttttttatttattctgctCATTTCTTGGAGGTATGCATATTACTACACATCTCTGCAAAAAAGCCAGGATTAGCCAAAAGACTACTTTCAAATATGTTTAATTACCTTGCATGATTTTACTGAAAGAGATAAAACACAATGTCCAATCTACATAAAAAACTAAAAGATAACTAAAACAAAAACACGCACATTTCTACATCCATTAACATACCTCAGAGATTGCTCTTCAAAAGAGTCTCAATGTTAAACACTCCAAGCAAAAGTACCTGTGCCATGGTTGTTggggggacattccaccgaatgggtgccatttgcttgttgtaccactcccaaattaaacttaatttgttatattttttcaacactgattataataacacacatatttaactattcaaaatgtgtattggtcaacctcaggctatgttacgaggtttggaagtcaaagatggctgcatctttttcagtcctgttaccaaaactctgaaagtaacagtactgagtttttagcctaggattagctaatacatggaattaagccacatggcgtcatcgctaatagcatgaccacacttagcacagtcTAGTGATTTAcctaaaatctgtatttttaaaataaacaaatatcatctaagaaataatttaagtaacaggacagtatgttgacattgaccttatcagtcaaagttaaaaaaaatcatcaaatatacagaaaagtaaatgagagaactaacttttggtcttcccatggccttcagaagacacaactgatgtaacttcctgttgagcatgtgatttatggaatgttccaaatttgtcagatggggtaatatgtttgggtaacaggactgagtgaaaacccagggacacgactaaaatgtgtatcttaactaagatattgtggatttcttatgaaaaaaaaatatatttaaaccagggcggcacggtggtgtagtggttagcgctgtcgcctcacagcaagaaggtccggattcaagtcccgttgccggcgagggcctttctgtgtggagtttgcatgttctccccgtgtccatgtgggtttcctccgggtgctccggtttcccccacagtccaaagacatgcaggttaggttaactggtgactctaaattgaccataggtgtgaatgtgagtgtgaatggttgtctgtgtctatgtgtcagccctgtgatgacctggcgacttgtccagggtgtaccctgcctttcgcccgcagtcagctgggataggctccagcttgcctgtgaccctgtagaacaggataaagcggctagagatactgtaatgagatgagatgagatatgtgacATGCATATATATCCATCTAAAAGCCTGTCAATTtgtgttaatatccatccatccatccatccatccatccatccatccatccatccatccattatctgtagctgcttattctgttctacagggtcacaggcaagctggaccctatcccagctgactatgggcgagaggcggggtacaccctggacaagtcgccaggttattgcagggctgacaatgtgtgaatattatctcatctcatctcattatctctagctgctttatcctgttctatagtgtcgcaggcaagctggagcctatcccaggtgactacgggcgaaaggcggggtacaccctggacaagtcgccaggttattgcagggctgacaatgTGTGAATATGATATGTAAATATACCGTATAAGATAGACATGTATGTTTAAAAACTCAGCCATAAGGGTCTAGAATCCACTGGATTtgtgtgccagtcccaagcctggataaatgagGAGGGTTGACGGCAGGAAGGACATCTGGTCATAAAATCTTTGCCAAACTAACTATAGAATGCAATCCATTCAATCCAATGAGTGTCATGCCAGGCAACTGACAGAAGGTATTGGAGGGCACGGACTAGCACCGGCGACCCCACACCATGTGGGAAATAGcctgaagaaggaaaagaagaagaagacatatGTTTAAAATTAATAAGAACAACATATATACGCATATAGAATTTTTTATGTATGTTGTTTCAGTGTATgtgcatatataaattaaatatatcATTAACATATATGGTTGCAACAGATAACACCATATAAAAaatcctcatatatatatatatatatatatatatatatatatatatatatatatattttttttttttttgtaaatacatatacatatacaaaTTTTACTATGGGTATTGCATACATGTTATAAACTTATATCTTCATATATctagagaatgtatgtatgtatgtaataatATATCACCCTATAGGTAACATAAATGGCAATATCATTCTTGATATAGGGCCATATATGCCATATATTATATTTCCGTATAGGtagtctgcatgtctttggcctgtgggaagaatctggagcacctagaggaaacccactcacAAGGAGGATACCcaagcacaaggagaacatgcgaactccacacagaaaggccctggctgaCCAgcaagttcaaacccagaacctgtgaggtgacattgctaaccactccaccactgtgCCACTGGACCAGAACTGACAGTTATATAACATGAAATTAAACTCTTTCAGGTCAGGCACTGGTGCTGAATAAGAACAGAAAGTGACAGTAATGTTTGTAATGACCGCTGAAGAAAACTTATATTTGACTTGATTGTAATTCTTCAGCCATCACTGTTCCCATTAGAATTATTAACTGGTGAGTGAAAGCTGTAAAATCCTTATTCAGGATTTTTAAAGATTCTTTATTACCATGTGTAACAAGTTCAATGGAATGCTTACTCCCCACTCACTCCTGCAGTATCACTTCTCAACAAAAATGCTAAATATAGTGCAATACAGTAAATGTACAGTAAAGTGACGAGTTATGTGCCTACGAATTATACTCAACTGTCAACCATTCCTCAGAAAGTTCTTAAAAGACTACTGAATTAATTGCTTGAATAAAAAAAAGTGCCATGTAATGAGGCAGATGAATGGATGCAAATGCAGGAACAATTTATTCACAAACAGGCAGGCATACAGATAAAAAACATCCAGCAAAGGCAGGGTCATGAAACAGGCAAGGGTCATCTGAGGTGCAAACAGAGTACCAGAGGTAAGGAggaaggcagagtccaaataagcaaaaaaaaaggtcaaaaccAGAGAAATGAGACAGAGATACAAGGCTCAGTAACATGAGACGATAGGTACCGCGCGTATacctcacaaagtctgtgtgcttGCAGAATCCTTATAAGCATGCACCATGACTGtgctctgatcaggaacaggtgcatggtaattagtccttgcAGTGTGTGCTGCACACACAGAGCTTAAATGCACATGGATGTGACAAAAGGCAGATGGTAATGAATTATTTCCTTATTATTGCAGTCTGTGGGCTGTGACTGCATAATTTCTAAATTCATATTTCAATTCTCTGTTCTACGGAACCCTCCTGGGGTCAGCTGACGAAAAAAAAAGAGCCATATGTAAATCTTGACTCTTGGTTTATAAGCCAAGATTCATAATCCATGCCCATAGAATCTGTGCCTACAGATTTATAGACCATTCCCACAGATTTGTAAACCATGTGCATGGATTTGCAAAGACTGTCTTCTTCAGAGAACAAGGAATGGAGCATTAAATACAACATTACACAACAAAAGCTATGACACATCCAATGCAAAACATAATATAGCATTAAATCTTCCCTTAAATCTAGATAAATTGGACTTACTTGGTGGATGAGGTTGCTGTCGAAATGCTCCATTCTTTGTTCTCTTAAAAAAGAAGTTGTTTGCAAATCCATGTGCACGGTTTACAAATCTCTGGGCACAGTTTGCAAAACTGTTGGCATAGATTGCAAATCCGAGAGCATGGTTTATAAACCATGAGTACAGATATACCCATGGTTCCTTTTTTCTTAGCTGACACTAGAAGAGCTCCATATTATCAGGCCCAAAACAAGAAAAGTTTGAACCTGGCTAATCGCCTTGGTACACACTTTGCTGCTCCACTCTTTTGGGAAGACTTTCAACTTGACTTTTgaacatggctgtggggattcacCTCAGTTTAGCCACAATATTATATTTTTCTATTGCTGATGTTGGACAGTAAGACTTGGCTCAGACATGGTTCCACTTCATCCTAAAGGTGCTGGAAGAAGTTGAGGTCAGGACATTGTCCATGCTTAGTCAAGTTCTTTCACACTAAATTCACTAATCATTTGATGGACCTCGCTTTATGCATCCAGGTAAACTCATGTTGAAACAGGAAAGGGCCATCCCCAAACTACTGAAGGCTGAAGCACATGTTTCTTTGCCATTGTATCATGAACTTAAAGAGGTATCAACATGCCTATGTAGCATGACCACTGACCACTCTATTGGTTCACATGAATAGATCTTATGAACGGTAGACTCTGTCAGTAACCAGACTTTtttaatagcggagctccagcggagcaccataccgaagaaaaaatggtaaacccattgagtcgattttttgtggtttgtccgtgtgcgtgtaccaccagtcatacacaccgcctagtggccagtgttagtaattaccagtcaaatacaccgcctagggcggcacggtggtgtagtggttagcgctgtcgcctcacagcaagaaggtccgggttcgaggcccgtggccagcgagggcctttctgtgtggagtttgcatgttctccctgtgtccgcgtgggcttgctccagtttcccccaaagacatgcaggttagtttaattggtgactctaaattgaccataggtgtgaatgtgaatggttgtctgtgtgtcagccctgtgataacctggcgacttgtccagggtgtaccctgccttttgcccgtagtcagctgggataggctccagcttgcctgcgaccctgtagagcaggataaagcggctagagataatgagatgagatgagactcaccacctagtggccagtgctagccagtaatgaaataaaacaaaagagactggctatgatataagaaaattctacaacccagaaacagatgggagctccgcttttaggcagtgcctaaatttaTATATTAGGACAGTGCTTGACTCCACAAAACCAATTCAGAAACAGAAGCTGAGGTCTGTGAGAGggaagtggtaaactcttatgagTGTATTTAAACTTTACTTCCGCATGAGCGTTCTCCACTCTGTTATACAGGGTGATTGATGGGCTAGAGTTAGCATTTGCCTAGGTTCAGGGTTGGCAAAAGTTTAGTACTGAGCTAGAGTCATAGTTTGCATATGTTCGGATTTGCCAGTGGAAGAGTTGGAATATGGTTAGGTTCCAACAGCTGGAAATGTTCAAAGATGCTTCAGAAGTGTTTTACAACAAGTGTTGCAtgtgaaatgtcaaaaaaaaaaaaaacctagtctATTTACATAAGACTGTCTAGTTCCATTTTTTGGTTTGCATAACCAATTCAGAAACAGAAGCTGAGGTCTGTGAGAGGGAAGTGGTAAACGCTTATGAGTGTATTTAAACTTTACTTCTGCATGAGCATTATCCACTCTCAGTAGACTGAATGTGACTCTCATCATGTACCTGATTCAAGACATCATCCTGCTGCTACTCAGCATCAGTCTAGTTCAGAGTCTTTCCATAAAGGTGAgagaatattttaataacataaaatACATTATGACTAAATTTGAATAATTTGAAAAAAGGACCTATTTCAAGTAACATGTTGCTTTTTATTTGGCATCTGCATAAGTACTTAATAAAATGTCAGCTCACAGAGATTTTAAATATTTATCAACCAGGTATTGGCTGACATGACCTCTGGAAAGACTGGTAAGATGCTACTTGATTCAGATTCTTAATAAATTTATCTGTACAATTTTTGAAATTTTATagctttttaattttattttatttactaaTTGCACCAAATTCATTTCAGATAACAGCATTGACCAGGATTATTTCTCTGTATCTGCCATAATTGAAAGAGCCAACAAGAATATGGGTAAGCTTGAAAAAAATAAAGCACTTCACTTCTTAGTTTCTTGGCCCTGTTTTAAAATAAGGTTGATTATTGAGGTattatatagtactgtgcaaaagtcttaggcacctatgtttttcatacaaactttgttatagatttctattttatgacttctacaataCTGAGTCAATACAAatatattttagagttccaaacattcattttacagcactaaattaaatgttacagaaaaaaaaaagtttgtatctgagcggtATATTCCaagagagaccacttttcagattaaaaaagaaaacataatgaaggctactgggttttgctgcaaaattaagaagcaagtatgacagtcaaagtgtccagaagaactgtggctggttctgcaagatgctcagtaaaacctacagctcatttccttataaaactgcactcactgtacctgagactactattttttaagcaaagggtcatctcacactaaatattgactttgtttcatttattatggtttaatgctttttatagtattttttaatgttgaaacatttcatttaattgttTTTAAGCCACTTttaatctacagcatttctttacatgtgcctaagacttttgcacagtattgaatATTGTAAGTACTTTTGTGACCATCTGTACAAGTAGTAACCTGGCAAAGAATGATGTTAGATGATGAATAATGAATTGTGTTAGAATAAATACATTATAAAGAGGTTAGGTATATAATAAAATTTAATCTGCTAGTTTCTATTAAAAACTGAGGGCACAGCACAGAAACTATTCAGCAGTGAGATATGACACTGATGGATATTTTATTTGTAGAAACAATTATCTGACATACTTTACAGCAAGTGTCTGTTCTGTGTATCTGTATGATATTGTTAGTGTTTATTTACATGTGAAAGAAGTATAAAAGATACTGGttacaaatattgactttttcccAAATATATGATTAACTTTATTAAACAAATGAAGTCCACTGATGACGATCTGATTCCCATTTAATAACTGCTATTTCTTTTTACCTGGAAGATGCATGTTCACTGGAACTGGTTTCATTGGTCATGGGACACATTTTAAATTGATAcattttgataataaaatttCTCATTGAAGGAAATATAGGGCTTTCTAGCTTATATTGTCTTCCTTTAGTTTAGTAAAACAGACTGTAGACATTTTCTTAAGAAGTTTCTGAAAAAATAACGCATGTACTATGAATCCCAGTGTCAACAATTGTTTTCCTGAACAGGAAAGTCAAAGGATGGGTTTATCATTATACAAGGTGACATAGCGGTGTACACTGGGCTCCAGAATGCAGATCCATGTACTTCTCGTGGGTGCAAATGGCGCAAGGGCAGGGATGGGAAGGTTAAAGTGCCCTACGTCATTTCTCAGCAGTATTGTGAGTATCACTTTTGACTTGGCTTCAAAGTAATATTTATTAGCACTCAATTAGTTATctttacctgtgaccctgtacaggataagcagctacagataatggatggatagttatcTTTAACACCTTCTCTCTTTCCAACAGCACCCTCTGAAAGAGGTGTTATACAGCGTGCACTGAGGTCCTTTGAAAATTCAACCTGTGTCCAATTCCAGCTTCGCACCAATGAAGAAGACTATGTTGATATACTCTCAGACAATGGGTATGTCAACAATCCTAATATTGGTGACCATTTTATAGAAACATTTTCTCAAACATTTACTTTAACTCCCATTTAGCTCTCGTGTAATGAAAGCAGTCTTGTGAATTTATTCTTTGCTGTACAGGTGCTACTCTTTTGTGGGTCGCAGAGGTGGAAGGCAGGTTGTGTCCCTACAACGAAATGGCTGTGTTTACCATCACACTGTCCAACATGAGCTTCTTCATGCTCTGGGCTTTAATCATGAGCAGACTCGTAGTGACCGCGACAATCATGTCAGAATCCTATTGCAAAATGTTATACGTGGTGAGCACAGCAGGAATTTCTCAGTTTTGTTAATAAAGTTTGTTTACTTCTGTTCTATACTTGACTATGACAGTGAACATTTGAACTTaaattttggtaaaaaaaaaaaaaggtggtataTATGCTATTCATAGCAGCTGAAGCTTCCTAGTTCAAATTAATGCAACAATACAATGTCAACTGCAACCATTAAAAGtggtttctttattttttccaTATACCCTTTTTTGTCTTGAGAACATTTAAATGTATGAATGTTTAAAAATGTACTTTAGGTCACATTAGAAGTGTTTGTTCTGACAGTCAAAGAAGACAAATGAAACAACAATGTAATTATGTGATTAATATATTCACAGGACAAGAACACAATTTTGATAAAATCAACACCAACAATTTGAACACTCCATATGACTACAATTCTGTCATGCACTATTCAAGGTGAAGTATTATACTCTCTTTTTATTTCCATACCTTATTGTTCTGATGTGACAGTAATAATTAACACATTGTGTTGGTCCAGGTTTGCTTTCTCCAGCAACAGGCAGCCAACCATCATCCCTATACCAGACAATAACGTTCCCATTGGACGTGCCACTGAGATGAGCCTTAATGATATTCTACGGATTAACAGGCTCTACGACTGCCGTTAAACGAGCTACTCTTAACATCACCAGTGTATTTAAAATACCTAAAATGCTTTTAGAAACTGTTTGCAACAATTTTGAAGTCTCTGCTCTTGATGTAGTCTGATGGTGTTTCCCCCCTCAAATTtcagaaattaaaaagaaaaaaaaagttttgcaaaAGCAGCCATATGAGCACATTTACTAAGAGTTTAATGTAACTTTTGATGGTTTCTCTGTTTTGTTATTATGGGTTTATATTCAGTTTTCACCCAGTGTTTGATTTAAGATGCAGCTCATAACAACAATGATTATACAGTAGAAAGATTGAAAGAGAAAAAGAGCTCATCAGACCATTTAACATCACTGTGCATAAAATCACTAAACATTTAACAGTTTGACTTGGAAACCAGACAGACAGGAATGTTTTGGCTTTGATATGCCATCTGTAGATGTTGCTTTTATTCCTCCAAATGCACATAAATAATGCAGGCAAATATGTGAGCAATGCTGCTCACATTGCTGCTGCTTCTGCATGTGCAGCTGCTCTGCTACATATCAGGCTGCATCACACAAGAATAATCCACATACCTACAGATAATCTCCAAAGCATATAGAAATTTATGAACTCTTTATAGCATTACCATGAATTCTGCTTGgtgacacacaaacaaaaaaatcatcaaaCAAACTAAGCAAGTTACCTCTTAATACAAGTGTGTTACTTTTTACAAACACAACCCAGCTCTCATCCTAATCTCATGAGAGCAGTGATCACCTTCTATTCCCCCTTACATTTCCTCCCAAACACATACCATCTTACACACACTCTTGCAAAACAAGAGTGCACATTTTGCAGAAGGCACATTTCTAACATTTCTTCACTAAATTGAATAATTATGCAATATATttatttgtggcggcacggtggtgtagtggttagcgctgtcgcctcacagcaagaaggtccgggctcgagcaccgtggccgacgagggtttttgcggagtatgcatgttcttcccgtgtccgcgtgggtttcctccgggtgctccggtttcccccacagtccaaagacatgcaggttaggttaactggtgactctaaattgacagtaggtgtgagtgtgaatgattgtctgtgtctatgtgtcagccctgtgatgacctggtgacttgtccagggtgtaccccgcctttcgcctatagtcagctgggataggctccagcttgcctgcgaccctgtagaacaggataaagcgtctagagataatgagaatgagatgagatttatttgttTATACATGCAAATAgtaagaataaaacaaaacatcCTCCACAGTGAAAGGAATATTCATTTGgtttttatgtttgtttgttgcacatacatactcatctcatctcatctcattatctctagccgctttatccttctacagggtcgcaggcaagctggagcctatcccagctgactacgggcgaaaggcggggtacaccctggacaagtcgccaggtcatcacagggctgacacatagacacagacaaccattcacactcacattcacacctacggtcaatttagagtcaccagttaacctaacctgcatgtctttggactgtgggggaaaccggagcacccggaggaaacccacgcggacacggggagaacatgcaaactccacacagaaaggccctcgccggccccggggctcgaacccaggaccttcttgctgtgaggcgacagcgctaaccactacaccaccgtgccgcccccgatttTGCATAATACTCCTTTAAATACTGTAATATGATAGACTAACATTTATTTTTATCATTAAGTGTCGCCTAAAAATATTGAAGCTGAAAATttaattactgccaccaactttgTGAGAGGTTGTTTTTGCCTGTTTTATTTGTGTCTGTTTCCAATGCAATTCAAAAAGTCGTGAACGGATTATGATtaaaaattttgaggaaaggtgagttaaggaccaaggaacaattgattaggtttTGCCCGGAtaggccctatgatgacctggcgacttgtccagggtgtaccccgccttttgcccgtagtcagctgggataggctccagcttgcctgcgaccctgtagaacaggatcaagcggctagggataatgagatgagaacgagGTGTACCCGGATAtatatccaggatttttttgtctgttcccaacgtacctcaaaaagtagtgaatggatcttaattaaatttggtgtacagctttagtattatactcagttcaagtaatttgattttggtaatctgtggcttggtggaggtatgcactctacagagtgcccttctagtttgtaaCCTGTAGGCAGTTATTTGAAGTTTGGTTTGAGGCATTGTTTGCacagtgaagaagaagaaacatgcacacttcaagcacagtgaaattcatcctctgcatttaacccatttgaagcagtgaacacacacacactcagagcagtgggcagccacaccagagctcctggggagcagtcaggggtcaggtaccttgctcaagggcacctcagcccaaggccaccccacatcaacctaactgcatgtctttagattgtgggggaaaccggaacacccccacagggataacatgcaaactccacacagaaaggccctcgccagccgctgggttcgaacccagaaccttcttgctgtgaggcgaccatgctaaccactacaccactgtgccacccatggtTGGTCCCTTTAAACCTGGGC
This genomic window contains:
- the LOC132875321 gene encoding high choriolytic enzyme 1-like — protein: MYLIQDIILLLLSISLVQSLSIKVLADMTSGKTDNSIDQDYFSVSAIIERANKNMGKSKDGFIIIQGDIAVYTGLQNADPCTSRGCKWRKGRDGKVKVPYVISQQYSPSERGVIQRALRSFENSTCVQFQLRTNEEDYVDILSDNGCYSFVGRRGGRQVVSLQRNGCVYHHTVQHELLHALGFNHEQTRSDRDNHVRILLQNVIRGQEHNFDKINTNNLNTPYDYNSVMHYSRFAFSSNRQPTIIPIPDNNVPIGRATEMSLNDILRINRLYDCR